A part of Terriglobus roseus genomic DNA contains:
- a CDS encoding rhamnulokinase yields MTPTDTRALVAIDLGAESCRVSLLRWTANGPQSTLVHRFLNNAMETSEGLRWNLTQIEAGLDEGLKKCAEIATEGIRSIAVDGWAVDYARLDESGAAIGDPYCYRDVRNIASEGAVHEILPASQMRVLTAIGIMRINTLYQLYADKMAGLPQTRWLHLPEYILHRLGGRAVSEYTNATHTQLIDLHRGEWATGIFEKLDLDPEMASPIVPPGTIVGKLAGPLALVPAFRDTQLIAPCCHDTASAIAGIPDAAEDWAYISSGTWSLVGTLLHEPNNSQPARDENLTNFGGAGGRILFHKNVNGMWLLRNCLDAWREAGRDWTFEELLPLAEALGRPQYLINVDAPDLLLPGDMPARINRQLEENGRPTLSPYPEDAPGMTALILHSLAFRYAEVLDAIASITGKKLKKVYIVGGGSRNEVLNRLTAQATGLEVVRGAVESSTLGNFAVQMAALENSADAQSIAEWAATLRTAF; encoded by the coding sequence GTGACACCTACCGACACACGCGCACTCGTTGCCATTGATCTTGGAGCGGAAAGCTGCCGCGTCTCGCTGCTGCGCTGGACGGCGAATGGCCCGCAGAGCACACTGGTGCATCGTTTCCTCAACAACGCTATGGAAACATCGGAAGGGCTTCGCTGGAACCTCACACAGATTGAAGCAGGCCTGGATGAAGGCCTGAAGAAGTGCGCGGAGATTGCCACGGAAGGCATTCGTTCTATCGCCGTCGATGGCTGGGCCGTGGACTATGCACGTCTTGATGAAAGTGGCGCGGCCATTGGCGATCCGTACTGCTACCGCGATGTCCGCAACATTGCCAGCGAAGGTGCTGTTCACGAGATTCTTCCCGCATCGCAGATGCGCGTCCTTACTGCCATCGGCATCATGCGCATCAACACGCTTTACCAGCTTTACGCGGATAAGATGGCGGGTCTGCCGCAGACGCGTTGGCTGCATCTGCCCGAGTACATACTCCATCGTCTGGGCGGCCGGGCGGTAAGCGAGTACACCAACGCTACGCACACTCAGCTCATCGACCTGCATCGCGGCGAATGGGCCACGGGCATTTTTGAAAAGCTTGACCTCGATCCTGAGATGGCTTCGCCCATCGTGCCGCCGGGAACCATCGTAGGCAAACTTGCAGGGCCGCTCGCATTGGTGCCTGCATTCCGAGATACGCAACTCATTGCGCCCTGCTGCCACGACACTGCATCTGCCATCGCCGGCATTCCCGATGCGGCAGAGGATTGGGCTTACATCTCAAGCGGCACGTGGTCTCTCGTTGGAACGCTGCTGCATGAGCCAAATAACTCTCAGCCCGCGCGCGACGAGAACCTGACCAACTTTGGTGGCGCTGGTGGCCGCATTCTCTTCCACAAAAATGTCAATGGCATGTGGCTTCTACGCAACTGCCTGGACGCGTGGCGCGAGGCGGGCCGCGATTGGACATTCGAAGAACTCCTACCGCTAGCCGAAGCATTGGGGCGTCCGCAATACCTGATCAATGTCGATGCGCCAGATCTTCTGCTGCCTGGCGACATGCCTGCGCGCATCAATCGCCAGCTTGAAGAGAACGGCCGCCCCACGCTTTCGCCTTATCCCGAAGATGCACCGGGTATGACCGCGCTGATCCTGCACAGCCTCGCCTTCCGTTATGCAGAGGTGCTGGACGCCATCGCATCCATCACCGGCAAGAAGCTGAAGAAGGTCTACATTGTGGGCGGCGGCAGCCGCAACGAGGTGCTGAATCGGCTCACGGCACAGGCAACCGGATTGGAAGTTG